From Pseudobdellovibrionaceae bacterium, a single genomic window includes:
- a CDS encoding UDP-N-acetylmuramoyl-tripeptide--D-alanyl-D-alanine ligase has product MKLTSQEIQEVTQALGQNIDSSKLWTGLSTDSREAAAGALFLALVGENFDGHNFIAGALKQGCQGLIVQKDVAEQMTQEQQKNIQIFKVQDTLKALQQLAHYQSQKFNSCMKVAITGTSGKTTTKYFAHQLLEGQVPHYFSPKSFNNHIGVPLSLLDVQSTDQVALLEVGMNHHGEIKNLVSIIEPDLTLVTMVGRGHLEGLGTVEDVLKEKMSIYSKGRTHVINKDDLKISGFYTEYISSPAQRQIWVSSQDPQADIYLQALEDDTDPFGRFKVKGHILGLSGEAVIPISGVHHVTNVLMAVAIATQSGLGAETLWQRLSLLQSFWGRSEVLNSAEGLRFYFDAYNANPESMKAFFAQLQKLKTPPYIVLGEMLELGASTKELHYELGVQAAQTPHAHLWFMGPSGEEFLQGYRSQKNGKNPIISDSYKEDVALRYKSMLKTGDWIALKGSRGMHLESFLSLFEGVRLR; this is encoded by the coding sequence ATGAAGCTAACAAGTCAAGAGATCCAAGAGGTGACTCAAGCCCTAGGGCAAAATATAGACAGCTCAAAGCTTTGGACTGGTTTGAGTACGGATTCACGTGAAGCCGCCGCTGGGGCTCTTTTTTTGGCACTTGTTGGTGAAAACTTTGATGGCCACAACTTTATTGCTGGGGCTCTCAAACAAGGCTGCCAAGGGCTTATCGTACAAAAAGACGTTGCAGAACAGATGACTCAAGAGCAGCAAAAAAACATTCAAATTTTTAAAGTGCAAGACACACTAAAGGCCCTGCAACAGCTGGCTCACTATCAGAGTCAAAAGTTCAACTCATGTATGAAAGTGGCCATTACGGGCACTAGTGGGAAGACCACGACCAAATATTTTGCGCATCAACTTTTAGAAGGCCAAGTGCCACATTATTTTTCACCTAAAAGTTTTAACAATCATATTGGTGTACCCTTAAGTCTGTTGGACGTGCAAAGCACAGATCAAGTCGCGCTGTTAGAGGTGGGCATGAACCACCATGGTGAGATCAAAAATTTAGTCTCTATCATTGAGCCTGATCTGACTTTAGTGACGATGGTAGGACGAGGACATTTAGAAGGTTTGGGAACCGTTGAAGATGTTTTAAAAGAAAAGATGTCGATCTATTCTAAGGGCCGCACCCATGTGATTAACAAAGATGACCTTAAAATTTCAGGTTTTTACACCGAGTACATCTCCTCACCAGCACAGCGTCAGATATGGGTTTCAAGTCAGGACCCACAAGCTGATATTTATCTACAAGCTCTCGAAGATGACACTGACCCCTTTGGCCGTTTTAAAGTGAAGGGACATATTTTAGGTTTATCAGGAGAAGCAGTGATTCCTATTTCGGGTGTGCACCACGTGACCAATGTGTTGATGGCCGTAGCCATTGCCACGCAGTCAGGCCTTGGTGCAGAGACATTGTGGCAGCGTCTTTCGCTTTTGCAGTCGTTTTGGGGTAGGAGTGAAGTGCTCAATTCTGCGGAGGGACTGCGTTTTTATTTTGATGCGTACAATGCTAATCCTGAAAGTATGAAGGCGTTTTTTGCTCAGCTGCAAAAACTTAAAACTCCACCGTACATCGTGCTCGGAGAGATGTTAGAGCTGGGTGCGAGCACTAAAGAGCTTCACTACGAGTTAGGGGTGCAAGCGGCCCAAACTCCTCATGCCCACCTGTGGTTTATGGGACCTTCGGGAGAAGAGTTTTTACAAGGTTATAGGTCTCAAAAAAATGGAAAAAATCCAATAATTTCAGATAGTTATAAAGAAGACGTTGCTTTAAGATATAAAAGTATGTTAAAGACAGGGGATTGGATTGCGTTAAAGGGTTCGCGAGGCATGCACCTTGAGAGCTTTTTATCATTATTTGAGGGAGTACGACTTCGTTGA